The genome window CGTCGTCGTCGTAGGCGGTGGTGGGGGTGGGATCCCAATCGTGCAAGAAGCCGCTGAAGGTGTTCTGCAGCTCGTCGAACATGTCTGGATAGCGCGCCCTGATGGCACTCATCTCGTCGGTGCTGATGGGACCGTTGTTCAAGGGAACCGCCCAGTTCGCGGTGCGTTGAAAGACGGTGAGATGTCCTGCTGTCTTGCCGATCTCGGTGATCGCCTGCACTCCGGTAGACCCGGTGCCGATGACCGCGACGCGCTTGCCTTCGAAGCTCACCTGCCGGTCGCGGGGCCACAGGCCGGTGTGGTACGTCTCGCCCTTGAACCGGTCGATGCCCGGAATGCGGGGGTAGATCGGCGCGGAGAGCACGCCGGTCGCGGTGATGACGACGTGCGCGGTCCGGCGCTTGCCGTCCTCGGTCAGCACCGTCCAGTCGTTGGTGTCGGGATCGAAGTCCATCGACGCCACCCTCGCGTTGAGTTCGATGTCCTTGCGGAGATCGTAACGGCGGGCCACCTCGTGTAGATATTGTTCGAGTTCGGGCTGGCCGGCGAAGTATTCGCTCCAGTCCCATTCCTCGAGAAGGTCCTTGGTGAAGGCGTACTGGTAGCTGTAGGTCTCCGAGTCCAGGCGGGCACCCGGGTAACGGTTCCAGAACCACGTTCCGCCGATGTCGCTGCCGGCCTCCAGCACGCGCACGGACCGGCCCGCCTGCCGCAGCAGGTGGAGTTGGTACATCCCCGAGATACCCGCACCGATGACGATGACGTCGAAATGGTCGACGGCGGTAGAGGGTTCGGCGGTGACGTCGAGTTCTGCCTGAGTCATGTTGAGTTCATCCTTCGGTCTGAACGGGAGCCACTCCTGCACCGCGGAGGGCGACGCTGCTGAGGGTGCGCGTACCGGCGGCACCACCGAGTGTACGCCCCTTTTCATACAGTAACACCATTACGGGAGTCGCCGAACACAACTAGACCGGACGGCGATGTTTCGGCCGGCGGTCGCGAAACGTCGCGTGCTTACATCGAGACGGTGCCAGCAGCGAGCAGCCACTGGAGATCCAATTCGCGGACCAGGTCCCGCTTGATCACCTTGCCGCTGGCGGTACGCGGAAGGGGCTGCCGCACGACCGCGACGCGGGCGGGCACCTTGAAGGCGGCGAGCCGCTCGCCGGCGAAGGACGTCAGCTCGGCTGGGGAGACCTCGACGGGTGCGTCCGCGGCGAGCGACACCACGGCCACCACTTCCTCCCCGAGGGTGTCGTGAGGCGCACCGAGTACTGCGGCCTCCACGACCGCGGGATGCCGTTCGAGCACCTGCTCCACCTCCAGGCACGACACGTTCTCGCCGCCACGGATCACGACGTCCTTGAGCCGGCCGACCAGGTAGATGAACCCGTCCTCGTCTCGTCGGCCGAGGTCGCCGGTGAGGAACCAGCCGTCGACGAAGCTCTCTGCGGACACGCCGCCCTGGTACCCGTCGATGACCTGGGGGCCGCGCACGGCGACCTGGCCTTCGTCGCCGGGGCTCACTGATTGGTGATCGCCGTCGACGATGGCCACCTCCACCGTCGGCAGCGACCGACCGACGCTGGTGGGGCGCGCGCGCAGATCCTCACCCGAGATGGCCACGATCCCCGAGGTGGTCTCGGTCATGCCGTAACCGGTCCGCGGCGTGACCGATCCGCCGAAGACGTCGTCGATGGCAGAGATGAGCTGTTGCGGTGCGGCGCCTCCGCCCATGCCCAGCGAACGCAGGCTGCCGAGGTCGTGGTCGGTGTCCCTGGCCGCGGCGAGGAAGGTTTGCACGACGAACGGAGCTCCGGAGATCTCGGTGACCCCCTCGTGGTCGACCAGCCGCACCGCCTCGTGGGCGTCCCACTTGTACATCAATACCAAGGATTGTCCGGAGTAGAGCGTGTTGTACATGGTGTTGATGCCGGCGATGTGGAAGAAGGGGAAGGTGACTAGCTTGCACGCCGCAGCGGGTGGAGACACCACCGGCGCCGCACCGGGCTCGGCTGCGGCGATTTGGACGGCTCGGATGAGCTTGTTCAACAACGACGCCGAATGGTTTTGGTGCGTGTGCACGACAGCCTTGGGTTTGGCGGTAGTGCCCGAGGTGAACAGGATCGTCGCCGGGTCATCCGGTTCGACACTCACCTCGGGAACGGTGGGCGTCGACGAGCGGTCGGCGTTGACCAGAGCGTCGTAGTCGCCGACACCGTCGGGGAGCTGCGTGGCGCGGACCCCGACCACGGGGATGGACACCTGGCCATGGACGAAGTCGACCCGTGCCTGGTCGGCGATCAGGACGTCCGGGGTCGCGTCGTTGAGTAGGTCGACAAGCTCGTCCTGGCGTAACCACGCGTTGAGCGGCACCGCCACCGCACCGATGATCTGGGTCGCAGCGAAGACGAACACGAACTCCGGGTAGTTCCGCATCGCTATCCCGACACGGTCGCCCTTGCGGATGCCGTAGTGCCCGGTGAGCAGCTGGGCGACCCGCGCCGTCTCGGAGGCCAGTTCGGCGAAACTCCAGCGCTGCTGCTCGTACACGATGGCCACGCGGTCACCGAACCCGGACAGCGCCAGGAAGGCGTCGCGCAACGTCCGGGGTTCGCGATCGAAGACCTCCACCGTGTGACCGGCGCGGTGGCGTTGACGCAGCGGGAACGTTCCCTGTGGGCCGGTCAGCAGAGCCAAGCGGTCTGCGTCGCTAAGAGCCATGATGCGATCCTTGTCGATGAGGTACGTGCAGCTATGGCGCACGTGATTCGAGCGCGCCGGCGCGGTGCGAGTGCGCGGACGCCTAGAGGTCGATGCCGCCGCGCTTGACGAGTTGTTTGGCGATGACGCCCTTGAGGATCTCGTTGGTGCCCTCGCCGACGATCATCAGCGGAGCGTCCCGGAAGTAGCGTTCCACGTCGTATTCGGTCGAGTAGCCGTAACCGCCGTGTACACGCACCGCGTCGAGTGCGACTTCCATCGCCGCCTCCGAGGCGAACAGCTTCGCCATGCCTGCCTCCATGTCGCAGCGTTCGCCTGCGTCGAATTTCTCCGCCGCGGTGAGCAGCAGCGCACGCGCGGCCGACAGCTTGGTGGCCATGTCGGCCAGCATGTTGCCGACCGCCTGATGTTGCCAAATGGGCTTGCCGAAGCTCTCGCGGTCCTGCGCATACTGCAGGGCGTCGTCGAAGGCGGCGCGCGCCACACCGGTGGCCCGGGCGGCCACCTG of Mycolicibacterium madagascariense contains these proteins:
- a CDS encoding class I adenylate-forming enzyme family protein, whose amino-acid sequence is MALSDADRLALLTGPQGTFPLRQRHRAGHTVEVFDREPRTLRDAFLALSGFGDRVAIVYEQQRWSFAELASETARVAQLLTGHYGIRKGDRVGIAMRNYPEFVFVFAATQIIGAVAVPLNAWLRQDELVDLLNDATPDVLIADQARVDFVHGQVSIPVVGVRATQLPDGVGDYDALVNADRSSTPTVPEVSVEPDDPATILFTSGTTAKPKAVVHTHQNHSASLLNKLIRAVQIAAAEPGAAPVVSPPAAACKLVTFPFFHIAGINTMYNTLYSGQSLVLMYKWDAHEAVRLVDHEGVTEISGAPFVVQTFLAAARDTDHDLGSLRSLGMGGGAAPQQLISAIDDVFGGSVTPRTGYGMTETTSGIVAISGEDLRARPTSVGRSLPTVEVAIVDGDHQSVSPGDEGQVAVRGPQVIDGYQGGVSAESFVDGWFLTGDLGRRDEDGFIYLVGRLKDVVIRGGENVSCLEVEQVLERHPAVVEAAVLGAPHDTLGEEVVAVVSLAADAPVEVSPAELTSFAGERLAAFKVPARVAVVRQPLPRTASGKVIKRDLVRELDLQWLLAAGTVSM